A genomic stretch from Juglans microcarpa x Juglans regia isolate MS1-56 chromosome 3S, Jm3101_v1.0, whole genome shotgun sequence includes:
- the LOC121258427 gene encoding transmembrane emp24 domain-containing protein p24delta9-like: MFQFQNLHFLLILWLLFSTSESVRFDLQSGHTKCIAEDIKSKSMTVGKYSVVNPNEGHPIPDSHKITVRVTSAHGNSFHNAEHVESGQFAFESAEAGDYMACFWAPDHKPQITLTVDFDWKTGVAAKDWSKVAKKGQVDAMELELKKLYDTVISIQDEMFYLREREEEMQELNKKTNSRMGWLSVLSLFVCLSVAGLQLWHLKTFFEKKKLI, translated from the exons ATGTTTCAATTCCAGAACCTACATTTTCTTCTGATCTTATGGCTTTTGTTTTCTACATCGGAATCGGTTCGATTCGACCTGCAATCGGGTCACACAAAGTGCATCGCCGAAGACATTAAGAGCAAATCCATGACGGTGGGCAAGTACAGCGTCGTTAACCCCAACGAGGGTCATCCAATACCTGATTCCCACAAAATCACCGTTCGG GTGACTTCGGCTCATGGGAACAGTTTCCATAACGCGGAGCACGTGGAATCGGGGCAGTTCGCGTTTGAGTCGGCGGAGGCTGGGGATTACATGGCCTGCTTCTGGGCACCCGATCACAAGCCCCAGATCACGTTGACGGTGGATTTTGATTGGAAGACCGGTGTGGCCGCCAAGGATTGGTCTAAGGTTGCTAAGAAAGGCCAAGTCGAt GCCATGGAACTAGAACTGAAGAAGCTGTATGATACTGTTATTTCCATCcaagatgaaatgttttatctCCGCGAAAG agaagaagaaatgcagGAGCTCAATAAAAAAACCAATTCCAGGATGGGCTGGTTGAGTGTTCTTTCACTGTTTGTGTGCTTATCAGTGGCAGGCTTGCAGCTATGGCACTTGAAAACcttttttgagaaaaagaagctcatctaa
- the LOC121258054 gene encoding integrin-linked protein kinase 1-like: MSSDASSSDAAAIKGSSKLDKQKEKARVSRTSLILWHAHQNDVAAVRKLLEEDRSLVHARDYDSRTPLHVASLHGWIDVAKCLIEYGADINSQDRWKNTPLADAEGAKKNSMIELLKSHGGLSYGQNGSHFEPKPVPPPLPNKCDWEIDPSELDFSNSAIIGKGSFGEILKAYWRGTPVAIKRILPSLSDDRLVIQDFRHEVNLLVKLRHPNIVQFLGAVTEKKPLMLITEYLRGGDLHQYLKEKSSLSTSTAINFALDIARGMAYLHNEPNVIIHRDLKPRNVLLVNSSADHLKVGDFGLSKLIKVQNSHDVYKMTGETGSYRYMAPEVFKHRRYDKKVDVFSFAMILYEMLEAEPPLAHYEAYEAAKYVAEGRRPSFRSKGYIPELRELTEQCWAADMNQRPSFLEILKRLEKIKENLPTDHHWSLFNT; the protein is encoded by the exons ATGAGCTCGGACGCGTCCTCTTCCGATGCCGCAGCTATTAAAGGGAGCTCGAAATTGGACAAGCAGAAGGAGAAGGCGAGGGTGAGCCGGACCTCCCTGATTCTCTGGCACGCCCACCAGAACGACGTCGCTGCCGTCCGCAAGCTTCTCGAGGAGGATCGCTCCCTTGTCCACGCCAGGGACTATGACAGCCGCACCCCGCTTCACGTCGCTTCCCTCCACGGCTGGATCGACGTCGCCAAGTGCTTGATCGAGTACGGTGCCGACATCAACTCCCAGGATCGCTGGAAGAACACC CCTCTAGCTGATGCAGAAGGAGCGAAGAAGAATAGCATGATTGAGTTGTTAAAATCACACGGTGGCTTGTCTTAT GGCCAAAATGGAAGCCATTTTGAACCAAAGCCCGTTCCACCCCCACTGCCAAACAAGTGTGACTGGGAAATTGACCCTTCTGAGTTGGACTTTTCAAACTCAGCTATTATTGGGAAg GGATCTTTTGGTGAGATTTTAAAAGCCTATTGGCGTGGAACACCTGTAGCTATCAAACGCATTCTTCCATCACTTTCAGATGACAGATTGGTGAT TCAGGACTTCAGGCATGAGGTTAATTTGCTTGTGAAGCTCCGCCACCCTAATATAGTCCAATTTCTCGGAGCTGTCACAGAGAAGAAGCCCCTTATGTTAATTACTGAATACTTACGAGGG GGTGATCTTCATCAATACCTCAAGGAAAAAAGTTCACTTAGTACTTCAACGGCTATCAACTTCGCACTGGACATAGCGAG AGGCATGGCTTATCTTCACAATGAGCCAAATGTCATTATTCACCGGGACCTAAAACCAAG GAATGTTCTTCTAGTCAATTCCAGTGCAGACCATTTAAAAGTTGGAGATTTTGGACTAAGCAAGCTCATCAAGGTTCAGAATTCCCATGATGTGTACAAAATGACCGGAGAGACCGGAAGCT ACCGTTATATGGCTCCTGAAGTTTTCAAGCATCGGAGATATGATAAGAAGGTTGATGTTTTCTCTTTCGCAATGATACTATATGAG ATGCTTGAAGCAGAACCACCACTTGCACATTATGAGGCTTATGAAGCAGCCAAATATGTGGCTGAAGGACGCAGACCTTCATTTCGCTCAAAGGGATACATCCCTGAACTGAGAGA GTTAACCGAGCAGTGCTGGGCCGCTGACATGAACCAAAGACCTTCTTTCTTGGAAATCCTCAAGAGGCTTGAAAAGATAAAGGAAAATCTACCAACCGACCATCACTGGAGTCTCTTCAATACATAA
- the LOC121258462 gene encoding vesicle transport v-SNARE 12: protein MSEVFEGYERQYCELSANLSRKCSSAGLLPPGEQKQQKVSEIKASLDDADVLIRKMDLEARSLQPSAKAALLAKLREYKSDLNKLKREFKRIASSNADQASREDLLESGMAGAHMASADQRERMAMSVERLNQSSDRIMESRRTMLETEDLGVSILQDLHQQRETLLHSHKKLHGVDDAIDKSKKVLTAMSRRMTKNKWIVGSIVGALVVAIIFILFYKFSHH, encoded by the exons atgagtGAGGTATTCGAAGGGTACGAGCGACAGTACTGCGAGCTCTCTGCTAATCTCTCCCGTAAATGTAGCTCGGCTGGTCTTCTTCCTCCTGGTG AGCAGAAGCAGCAGAAGGTTTCTGAGATTAAGGCTTCATTGGACGATGCTGATGTTTTG ATCCGAAAAATGGACCTTGAGGCTAGAAGTCTACAGCCAAGTGCAAAGGCTGCATTGCTTGCTAAGTTAAGGGAATATAAATCTGATCTAAATAAGTTGAAAAGGGAATTTAAAAGAATAGCATCTTCTAATGCTGATCAGGCCTCCCGTGAAGATTTGTTGGAATCTGGAATGGCAGGTGCGCATATG GCTTCTGCTGATCAAAGGGAAAGGATGGCAATGTCAGTTGAGAGATTGAATCAATCAAGTGACAGGATTATGGAGAGTAGAAGAACAATGCTGGAGACAGAAGACCTTGGTGTTTCAATCCTCCAAGATTTGCACCAACAGCGTGAGACTCTCCTACATTCCCATAAAAAG CTTCATGGGGTAGATGATGCTATCGACAAGAGTAAAAAAGTTCTAACCGCCATGTCGCGCAGGATGACCAAGAACAAATGGATCGTTGGCTCAATAGTTGGAGCTCTTGTTGTTGCTATCATCTTTATTCTATTCTATAAGTTTTCACATCATTGA
- the LOC121257938 gene encoding 26S proteasome non-ATPase regulatory subunit 11 homolog gives MSSSYLPATTDSIAQALEAKNPAEAISILYRILENTSSSAEALRIKEQAITNLSDLLRQENRAEDLRNLLTQLRPFFNLIPKAKTAKIVRGIIDAVAKIPGTSDLQISLCKEMVQWTHAEKRTFLRQRVEARLAALLMENKDFSEALTLLSSLIKEVRRLDDKLLLVDIDLLESKLHFSLRNLPKAKASLTAARTAANAIYVPPAQQGTIDLQSGILHAEEKDYKTGYSYFFEAFEAFNALEDPRAVFSLKYMLLCKIMVNQADDVAGIISSKAGLQYVGPELDAMKAVADAHSKRSLKLFETALRDFRAQLEEDPIVHRHLSSLYDTLLEQNLCRLIEPFSRVEIAHIAELIELPVDHVEKKLSQMILDKKFAGTLDQGAGCLVIFDDPKTDAIYPATLETISNVGKVVDSLYVRSAKIMA, from the coding sequence ATGTCTTCTTCATATCTCCCAGCGACAACTGATTCAATTGCTCAGGCTTTAGAAGCCAAAAACCCGGCTGAAGCCATCTCTATTCTTTACCGCATACTTGAAAACACATCATCGTCTGCTGAAGCCCTACGGATAAAGGAACAGGCGATCACAAATCTTTCAGATCTTCTTAGACAAGAAAATCGGGCAGAGGATCTCAGAAACCTTCTAACCCAGTTGAGGCCCTTTTTTAACTTGATCCCCAAGGCAAAGACTGCCAAAATTGTTCGTGGGATAATAGATGCAGTAGCTAAAATACCAGGCACTTCTGATCTCCAGATTTCCCTCTGCAAAGAAATGGTGCAGTGGACTCATGCCGAAAAGCGAACTTTCCTACGGCAAAGAGTGGAGGCAAGGCTTGCAGCTCTTTTGATGGAAAACAAAGACTTCTCAGAAGCTTTAACTCTCCTTTCAAGTTTAATAAAGGAAGTGAGAAGGCTAGATGACAAGCTTCTGCTTGTGGATATAGACTTGTTGGAGAGTAAGCTCCATTTTTCTTTGAGGAATCTCCCTAAAGCCAAGGCTTCACTGACGGCTGCAAGAACTGCTGCCAATGCTATATATGTGCCCCCAGCTCAACAGGGTACTATAGATTTGCAGAGTGGGATCCTCCATGCAGAAGAAAAGGACTACAAAACTGGTTATAGCTATTTCTTTGAAGCTTTTGAAGCTTTCAATGCTCTTGAAGATCCAAGGGCAGTATTTAGCCTGAAGTATATGTTATTGTGCAAGATAATGGTGAACCAGGCTGATGACGTGGCGGGAATAATATCATCTAAAGCTGGACTGCAATATGTGGGGCCTGAGTTGGATGCCATGAAGGCAGTGGCTGATGCGCATTCGAAACGGTCCTTGAAGCTTTTTGAGACTGCCCTCAGGGATTTTAGGGCCCAGCTAGAGGAAGACCCTATTGTCCACAGGCACCTCTCATCACTGTACGACACTTTGTTGGAGCAGAATCTCTGCAGGTTGATTGAACCTTTCTCCAGGGTTGAGATTGCTCATATTGCTGAGCTGATTGAGCTGCCTGTTGATCATGTGGAGAAGAAATTATCTCAGATGATTCTCGATAAGAAGTTTGCAGGAACTCTAGATCAGGGTGCTGGATGCCTCGTCATTTTTGATGATCCTAAGACAGATGCAATATACCCAGCAACACTGGAAACCATTTCTAATGTTGGCAAGGTCGTGGATAGCCTCTATGTTAGGTCTGCCAAGATAATGGCATGA